Proteins found in one Venturia canescens isolate UGA chromosome 8, ASM1945775v1, whole genome shotgun sequence genomic segment:
- the Grasp65 gene encoding Golgi reassembly-stacking protein 2, translated as MGSSHSVEIPGGGTEGYHVLRVQENSPGQKAGLEAFFDFIVSINNTRLDQDNDTLKEILKAGVGKELTMTVYNSKTQSVRQTVIEPSMTWGGHGLLGVSIRFCSFEGANENVWHVLEVHPSSPAELAGLRPFTDYIIGSDSALHESEDLYSLIEAHESRALKLYVYNTEEDTCREVTITPNSTWGGEGSLGCGIGYGYLHRIPLRSISETSTKTAFPHLVNPVAAQVSPSAYTSPIIVNPPTSVPPGFTIPQNYTPTTAPSDTDKPREGTGSSTSVAMTPVIPTVPTIPTSSVYPVLDPAVAGASTTTNPTGHLFSQPASNYPHVGGVTSGYQDTPSIPGMPTVPPLPPLPAEMSVPMGSVVTHNPQQNYDPSIPSVIPGMTSYMPSEPSIVTTPIELPGMPPITVSASLPQTAAFYSPMLQQQQQQQQQQQQQQQQQQQQQQQQQHQSPPSTVTNPLSAQTSAQ; from the exons atgggatcTTCCCACAGCGTGGAAATACCGGGTGGTGGTACCGAGGGTTATCACGTACTTCGA gTTCAAGAAAACTCGCCTGGACAGAAAGCAGGACTTGAAGCCTTCTTCGACTTTATTGTTTCCATCAACAATACTCGTTTg GATCAAGACAATGATACGCTGAAGGAAATTCTAAAAGCTGGCGTTGGTAAAGAACTCACTATGACAGTTTACAACAGCAAGACTCAGTCTGTGAGACAAACAGTCATTGAGCCTAGTATGACTTGGGGCGGCCATGGGTTGCTCGGGGTGAGCATTCGTTTCTGTTCCTTCGAAGGAGCGAATGAAAATGTTTGGCATGTTCTT GAAGTGCATCCATCCTCACCTGCAGAATTAGCTGGTCTGAGACCATTCACAGATTACATTATAGGATCAGATTCAGCCCTCCACGAGAGCGAAGATCTTTACTCTCTCATAGAAGCCCACGAATCACGTGCTCTTAAACTCTATGTGTACAACACCGAGGAAGATACGTGTCGCGAAGTTACCATCACTCCCAACAGTACCTGGGGTGGTGAAGGAAG CTTAGGATGTGGGATCGGATACGGATATCTCCACAGAATACCGTTAAGAAGTATATCAGAAACGTCGACGAAAACTGCTTTTCCACATTTAGTGAACCCTGTCGCTGCTCAGGTTTCGCCAAGCGCGTACACGAGTCCGATTATTGTGAACCCACCGACCAGCGTACCACCAGGTTTCACAATACCTCAGAATTACACTCCAACGACAGCACCGAGCGATACCGATAAGCCGAGAGAAGGCACTGGTAGTAGCACGAGTGTTGCTATGACGCCTGTTATTCCAACAGTGCCGACGATACCGACCAGCAGTGTTTATCCCGTTTTAGACCCGGCCGTGGCTGGAGCCTCGACTACGACCAATCCTACCGGACATTTGTTCTCGCAGCCTGCCAGTAATTATCCTCACG TTGGAGGAGTTACGAGCGGATACCAGGACACACCAAGCATTCCTGGAATGCCAACTGTTCCTCCACTGCCACCATTACCAGCGGAAATGAGCGTGCCTATGGGATCTGTAGTAACTCATAATCCCCAGCAGAATTACGATCCTTCCATACCGAGCGTAATCCCCGGTATGACGTCGTACATGCCGTCGGAGCCTTCGATCGTAACGACACCGATAGAGCTACCGGGCATGCCACCGataaccgtgagtgcgagccTTCCACAAACCGCTGCCTTCTACTCTCCAATgttgcagcagcagcagcagcaacaacaacaacaacaacaacaacaacaacaacaacaacagcagcagcagcagcagcagcatcaaTCGCCTCCGAGCACCGTAACGAATCCCTTATCGGCTCAAACTTCGGCTCAATAA
- the NP15.6 gene encoding NADH dehydrogenase [ubiquinone] 1 beta subcomplex subunit 11, mitochondrial, with the protein MAALMRLGAVRSLANSFARSAFKGRRNINTSSGKKTVEAAGDTCAPSKKKNWVTYGYSTTDPVLDRIAMHVSSFMAISLCLVTGGIYLIFAPDPGMREWAQREAYLELRRREALGLPAVDPFYVDPDKVVLPTDEELGDTDIII; encoded by the coding sequence ATGGCGGCTCTTATGCGTCTGGGTGCAGTCCGTTCCTTGGCCAATTCTTTCGCAAGATCGGCCTTCAAAGGACGTAGAAACATAAACACATCTTCGGGGAAGAAGACGGTCGAGGCTGCTGGTGACACATGTGCTCcatcgaagaagaaaaattgggtTACTTATGGATACTCCACCACAGACCCTGTGCTCGATCGTATTGCTATGCACGTGTCATCTTTTATGGCGATATCTCTGTGTCTCGTCACCGGCGGTATCTACCTTATTTTTGCACCTGACCCTGGAATGCGTGAATGGGCTCAGCGAGAAGCCTACCTTGAGCTCAGACGTCGAGAAGCATTGGGATTGCCAGCTGTTGACCCGTTCTATGTAGATCCTGATAAAGTGGTATTACCCACTGACGAGGAATTAGGTGATACAGATATTAtcatataa
- the LOC122414833 gene encoding calcyphosin-like protein isoform X3: protein MFNRPQSATTRQEAEMINKAQRALSGTTDIIEKLRLLCLARGANGILGLARVFRRMDDDKNKQLNQEELAAGLSEIGFDISEDEISEIFARLDADESGGIDLTEFVKALRPPMSESRIKVVHQAFQKLDKTGDGEITVDDLRGVYNVKCHPRYISGEESEENIMKKFLGNFENDNTKDGIVTEEEFMNYYSAISASIDHDAYFDLMIRNAYKL, encoded by the exons ATGTTCAACAGACCACAGAGCGCGACAACGAGGCAAGAGGCGGAGATGATCAATAAAGCGCAACGGGCCCTTTCCGGAACAACGgatattatagaaaaattacGTTTGCTTTGTTTAGCGAGAGGAGCTAATGGGATCCTCGGGCTTGCCAG AGTCTTTCGACGCATggacgacgataaaaataaacaattgaaTCAGGAGGAGCTTGCGGCTGGATTGAGCGAAATTGGCTTCGATATCAGTGAAGATGAGATTTCGGAGATTTTCGCACGATTGGACGCAGACGAGAGCGGCGGCATCGACCTTACGGAATTCGTAAAAGCTCTGCGA CCTCCGATGTCCGAGAGCCGAATCAAAGTTGTACATCAAGCGTTCCAAAAGCTCGACAAAACTGGAGACGGAGAAATAACTGTGGACGATCTCCGGGGGGTTTACAACGTCAAATGTCACCCTCGTTACATCAGTGGCGAAGAGAgcgaagaaaatataatgaaaaaatttcttggCAACTTTGAAAATGACAACACGAAGGACGGCATC GTAACCGAGGAAGAATTCATGAACTACTACAGTGCGATCAGCGCGAGCATCGATCACGACGCCTACTTCGATTTAATGATTCGAAATGCTTACAAACTATAA
- the LOC122414833 gene encoding protein arginine methyltransferase NDUFAF7 homolog, mitochondrial-like isoform X1 encodes MELVLKNHRFIFHNRNKMWSKVLNFTPQMQCKHFRISTRYCTRPLAGILTRSKNYSTQMPEEAKEYTLFKHLTAKIKACGPITVADYMKEVLTHPTAGYYMNRDVFGQHGDFITSPEISQLFGEMIGIWIVNELSKITEDSFQLVELGPGRGTLCKDILRVLKRLKLIHRASIHLVEISPALSKIQSEKLCVSSKECPQAVSKKDNSVSHYREGLTEEGIKVFWYSSIKDIPKKFSVFVAHEFFDALPIHKFQKTGDIWNEVLIDIDPKTENEKKFRYVLTKRATPASAIFVSRDEKRDHVEVSPQTIVIIDYMASFLEEFGGFALIADYGHNGEKTDTFRSFRRHEQYDPLMEPGTADLTADVDFSLIDRVGRKESRLISFGPMDQCSFLKNLGIDVRLEMLLKNASDEERSHIESGYHMIMDEDKMGTRFKVFSFFPSVLEAYLAQWPVAGFSNPQQEASKK; translated from the exons ATGGAACTCGTgttgaaaaatcatcgattcATATTTCATAACCGAAACAAAATGTGGTCGAAAGTTTTGAATTTCACTCCTCAAATGCAATGCAAACATTTTAGAATTTCAACGAGATACTGTACAAGGCCTCTCGCTGGAATATTAACACGTTCAAAAAACTACTCGACACAAATGCCAGAAGAAGCAAAAGAATATACTTTGTTCAAACATTTAACTGCCAAAATAAAGGCCTGTGGGCCGATAACTGTAGCAGATTATATGAAAGAAGTGCTCACTCATCCAACTGCAGGGTATTACATGAACAGAGACGTTTTTGGTCAACATGGTGATTTTATAACTTCTCCTGAAATCAGTCAACTTTTTGGAGAG atgATTGGCATTTGGATCGTAAATGAGCTTTCAAAAATTACCGAAGATTCTTTTCAGCTCGTTGAACTGGGCCCAGGCCGAGGAACTCTTTGCAAAGATATCTTACGT GTTTTAAAACGACTCAAATTGATACACAGAGCATCTATACACTTAGTGGAGATAAGTCCAGCTCTGTCAAAAATACAATCAGAAAAATTATGCGTGTCCAGCAAGGAATGTCCCCAGGCAGTGTCAAAAAAGGATAATTCTGTGAGTCATTACAGGGAAGGATTGACAGAAGAAGGAATCAAAGTCTTCTGGTACAGTTCCATCAAAGACATACCAAAAAAGTTCAGCGTCTTTGTGgctcacgaattttttgacgCTTTGCCAATACACAAATTTCAG AAAACTGGCGACATTTGGAACGAGGTTTTGATTGATATTGATCCAAAGacagaaaacgagaaaaaatttcgttatgtATTGACTAAAAGGGCAACTCCAGCAAGCGCAATATTCGTTTCA agagacgaaaaaagagATCACGTTGAGGTGAGTCCTCAAACAATAGTAATAATAGATTACATGGCCTCGTTTCTCGAGGAATTTGGAGGATTCGCGTTGATCGCGGATTACGGTCACAATGGCGAAAAAACAGATACTTTCCGATCGTTCCGGCGACACGAACAATACGATCCGCTGATGGAACCGGGAACCGCTGATCTGACGGCTGACGTGGATTTTTCGTTGATCGATAGAGTCGGTCGAAAGGAAAGCCGTCTCATATCGTTCGGCCCGATGGATCAATGCagctttttgaaaaacttgggAATAGACGTACGATTGGAGatgttattaaaaaatgcatcTGACGAAGAGAGAAGCCACATAGAATCGGGATATCATATGATAATGGACGAGGATAAAATGGGCACGCGTTTCAAAGTCTTCTCGTTTTTCCCCAGTGTCCTCGAAGCTTATTTGGCCCAGTGGCCGGTCGCCGGTTTTTCGAATCCTCAACAAGAGGcttcgaagaaataa
- the LOC122414833 gene encoding calcyphosin-like protein isoform X2 — MRHVVMRGLLWIPYTMFNRPQSATTRQEAEMINKAQRALSGTTDIIEKLRLLCLARGANGILGLARVFRRMDDDKNKQLNQEELAAGLSEIGFDISEDEISEIFARLDADESGGIDLTEFVKALRPPMSESRIKVVHQAFQKLDKTGDGEITVDDLRGVYNVKCHPRYISGEESEENIMKKFLGNFENDNTKDGIVTEEEFMNYYSAISASIDHDAYFDLMIRNAYKL, encoded by the exons ATGAGACATGTTGTGATGCGAGGGTTGTTATGGATACCGT ATACCATGTTCAACAGACCACAGAGCGCGACAACGAGGCAAGAGGCGGAGATGATCAATAAAGCGCAACGGGCCCTTTCCGGAACAACGgatattatagaaaaattacGTTTGCTTTGTTTAGCGAGAGGAGCTAATGGGATCCTCGGGCTTGCCAG AGTCTTTCGACGCATggacgacgataaaaataaacaattgaaTCAGGAGGAGCTTGCGGCTGGATTGAGCGAAATTGGCTTCGATATCAGTGAAGATGAGATTTCGGAGATTTTCGCACGATTGGACGCAGACGAGAGCGGCGGCATCGACCTTACGGAATTCGTAAAAGCTCTGCGA CCTCCGATGTCCGAGAGCCGAATCAAAGTTGTACATCAAGCGTTCCAAAAGCTCGACAAAACTGGAGACGGAGAAATAACTGTGGACGATCTCCGGGGGGTTTACAACGTCAAATGTCACCCTCGTTACATCAGTGGCGAAGAGAgcgaagaaaatataatgaaaaaatttcttggCAACTTTGAAAATGACAACACGAAGGACGGCATC GTAACCGAGGAAGAATTCATGAACTACTACAGTGCGATCAGCGCGAGCATCGATCACGACGCCTACTTCGATTTAATGATTCGAAATGCTTACAAACTATAA